A genomic window from Sorex araneus isolate mSorAra2 chromosome 2, mSorAra2.pri, whole genome shotgun sequence includes:
- the CGGBP1 gene encoding CGG triplet repeat-binding protein 1, giving the protein MERFVVTAPPARNRSKTALYVTPLDRVTEFGGELHEDGGKLFCTSCNVVLNHVRKSAISDHLKSKTHTKRKAEFEEQNVRKKQRPLTASLQCNSTAQTEKVGVIQDFVKMCLEANIPLEKADHPAVRAFLSRHVKNGGSIPKSDQLRRAYLPDGYENENQLLNSQDC; this is encoded by the coding sequence ATGGAAAGATTTGTAGTGACCGCACCACCTGCTCGAAACCGTTCTAAGACTGCTTTGTATGTGACTCCTCTGGATCGAGTCACTGAGTTTGGAGGTGAGCTGCATGAAGATGGAGGAAAACTCTTCTGCACTTCTTGCAATGTGGTTCTGAATCATGTTCGCAAGTCTGCCATTAGTGACCATCTCAAGTCAAAGACTCATACCAAGAGAAAGGCAGAGTTTGAGGAGCAGAATGTAAGGAAGAAGCAGAGGCCCTTAACAGCATCTCTTCAGTGCAACAGTACTGCGCAAACAGAGAAGGTCGGTGTTATCCAGGACTTTGTGAAAATGTGCCTGGAAGCCAACATCCCACTTGAGAAAGCTGATCATCCAGCAGTCCGCGCTTTCCTATCTCGCCATGTGAAGAATGGAGGATCCATACCCAAGTCAGACCAGCTGAGGAGAGCATATCTGCCTGATGGATATGAGAATGAAAATCAACTCCTCAACTCACAAGATTGTTGA